One genomic region from Terriglobus aquaticus encodes:
- a CDS encoding DUF4292 domain-containing protein — protein MSALLLPLAGCFRSTRSVMQTHAPSTVLDATLTDLLKQTDDRFNQIKSMNASIDISVSTGGGKEGKVVDYAAFPGYLLLRKPGDLRVLLFTPVGHIQAVDMVTDGKTFTVQIPPRNRAITGSNAVSTPSANPIENLRPGVFFDSLLIRGADGDDLVSRTSDERIYQPDPTQKAVFDVPEYDLGIYHQVTGSQELTSRRVIHISRATLMPYQQDIYDEKGQKVTIANYDNYQKFGDQLFPSVITIQRPIDQLRLRLTIKKLSTNQALEDNQFQLPKMPANAQIQKLP, from the coding sequence TTGTCCGCTCTTCTGCTGCCGCTTGCTGGCTGCTTCCGCAGTACCCGCTCGGTCATGCAGACCCATGCGCCCTCGACCGTGCTGGACGCGACGCTGACCGATCTGCTGAAGCAGACCGATGACCGCTTCAACCAGATTAAGTCCATGAACGCGTCCATCGACATCTCCGTCTCGACGGGCGGGGGCAAAGAGGGCAAGGTCGTGGATTACGCAGCCTTCCCCGGGTACCTGCTGCTGCGTAAACCGGGCGATCTGCGCGTGCTGCTGTTTACGCCGGTGGGTCACATCCAGGCGGTCGACATGGTCACGGACGGGAAGACGTTCACGGTCCAGATTCCGCCTCGGAATCGTGCGATCACCGGGTCCAACGCGGTCTCCACGCCGTCTGCCAATCCGATCGAAAACCTGCGGCCCGGTGTCTTCTTCGACTCGCTGCTGATCCGCGGGGCGGACGGCGATGACCTGGTCTCACGGACATCGGACGAACGGATCTACCAGCCCGATCCGACGCAAAAAGCTGTGTTCGACGTTCCAGAGTACGACCTTGGGATTTATCACCAGGTGACCGGTTCGCAGGAGCTCACATCGCGACGCGTGATTCACATCAGCCGCGCGACGCTAATGCCGTACCAGCAGGACATTTACGACGAAAAAGGCCAAAAGGTCACGATCGCGAACTATGACAACTACCAGAAGTTCGGTGACCAGTTGTTTCCGTCGGTGATCACGATCCAGCGGCCGATCGACCAGCTCCGGCTGCGGCTGACGATCAAAAAGCTGAGCACCAACCAAGCGCTGGAAGATAACCAGTTCCAACTGCCGAAGATGCCCGCAAACGCCCAGATTCAGAAGCTGCCCTAG
- the dacB gene encoding D-alanyl-D-alanine carboxypeptidase/D-alanyl-D-alanine endopeptidase, translating into MLRSAAALLCLATASACLAQTTTTALNPTLQQQIETITQEPAVVRAHWGVSVTTLSGAPIATLNDGQFFQPASNTKLFTTATVSALVPLDTRLHTRLLAVGTGLRDGVLQGDLILRGGGDANFSGRPVPYRPLKPGEKEPPRPELRYIDELADRIQQQGIRSIQGDIRGDDSLLAYQPYPPDWSLDDMVWYYGAPITSLMIADNSIDITVTPGKQQPGQPTYDTPSIHLNPDLSYYEFDTHDLKTVPGAPTRIDFDRMPGSRVLHLRGTIAPDAAPSTESISIDDPAEYAALALKRALEQRGITVTGQAVAKHGPLAGLQRDDLVEASIAGKTTSTSPLRPAVTVPDAGGNTPMFGSAECTRLQAAGSVACVVADHVGLPLADDIVVTNKVSQNQHADLLLRMLPLELNQGAATTANGAMLERRFLTEQADIDPRDFYFNDGSGMSGHNIVTPRAITQLLRYASTQPWGAQWKASLPVGGVDGSLRSRFPNEPLKNHVFAKTGTLGEVHALSGYLDCRSGQTVVFSLMVNTHTPLNNDDLKAMDRIVASIAAAE; encoded by the coding sequence ATGCTTCGATCTGCTGCGGCTCTGCTTTGCCTTGCTACCGCCTCCGCCTGCCTCGCCCAGACCACCACTACGGCGCTCAACCCAACACTGCAGCAGCAGATCGAGACCATCACGCAGGAGCCCGCCGTCGTCCGCGCCCATTGGGGCGTGTCCGTCACCACGCTGAGCGGCGCGCCCATCGCCACGCTGAACGATGGCCAGTTCTTCCAGCCCGCCAGCAACACCAAGCTGTTCACTACCGCCACTGTTTCCGCCCTGGTGCCGTTGGACACGCGCCTGCACACGCGCTTGCTCGCCGTGGGTACCGGCCTCCGCGACGGCGTTCTGCAGGGTGACCTGATCCTGCGGGGTGGTGGCGATGCTAACTTCTCTGGCCGGCCTGTTCCGTACCGGCCGCTCAAGCCCGGCGAAAAGGAACCGCCACGCCCGGAACTCCGCTACATCGACGAACTCGCAGACCGTATCCAGCAGCAGGGTATTCGCAGCATCCAGGGCGACATCCGCGGCGACGACAGCCTGCTGGCCTACCAGCCCTACCCACCGGACTGGTCGCTGGATGACATGGTCTGGTACTACGGCGCGCCGATCACCAGCCTGATGATCGCGGATAACTCCATCGACATCACCGTCACACCCGGCAAACAGCAGCCCGGGCAGCCCACGTACGACACGCCGTCGATCCATCTGAATCCCGACCTGTCCTACTACGAATTCGACACACACGACCTGAAAACCGTACCGGGCGCGCCCACCCGCATCGACTTCGATCGCATGCCGGGCAGCCGCGTGCTGCACCTGCGCGGCACCATCGCGCCCGACGCAGCCCCTTCCACGGAGAGCATCAGCATTGACGATCCCGCCGAGTACGCCGCCCTTGCCCTGAAGCGCGCGCTGGAACAGCGGGGCATCACCGTCACCGGCCAGGCGGTCGCGAAGCACGGTCCGCTCGCCGGCTTACAGCGCGACGACCTGGTAGAGGCCAGCATCGCGGGCAAGACAACCTCCACCAGCCCTCTACGGCCCGCCGTGACCGTGCCCGACGCCGGCGGAAACACGCCCATGTTTGGCTCCGCCGAATGCACGCGTCTGCAAGCCGCGGGCAGCGTCGCCTGCGTCGTCGCCGACCACGTAGGACTTCCGTTGGCCGACGACATCGTTGTGACCAACAAGGTCTCGCAGAATCAACATGCCGATCTTCTGCTGCGCATGCTGCCGCTGGAGTTGAACCAGGGCGCAGCAACGACCGCCAACGGCGCCATGCTCGAGCGGCGCTTCCTGACCGAGCAGGCCGACATCGACCCGCGAGACTTCTACTTCAACGACGGCTCCGGCATGTCCGGCCACAACATCGTCACGCCACGAGCCATCACGCAGCTGCTGCGTTACGCCAGCACGCAGCCCTGGGGAGCGCAGTGGAAGGCATCGCTTCCCGTCGGTGGAGTCGATGGCTCACTGCGTTCGCGCTTCCCGAACGAGCCACTGAAGAACCACGTCTTCGCGAAAACCGGAACGCTCGGCGAAGTGCACGCGCTGAGCGGCTACCTGGACTGCAGAAGCGGACAGACCGTCGTGTTCAGCCTGATGGTCAACACCCACACCCCGCTGAACAACGACGATCTGAAAGCGATGGACCGCATCGTAGCCTCCATCGCCGCGGCGGAGTAG
- the manD gene encoding D-mannonate dehydratase ManD — translation MKITNARLIVCSPDRNFVTLKIETDEGIYGLGDATLNGRELAVAAYLEEHVIPCLIGRDPSQIEDIWQYLYRGAYWRRGPVTMSAIAAVDVALWDIKGKALNTPVYNLLGGKSREGVLVYTHANGSNIDDAVASVEHHIGEGYLAVRAQSGVPGVASSYGVPKGGKPYEPAERGLPGESLWSTERYLNFAPKLFEAVRKSVGEDIHLLHDVHHRLTPIEAARLGKSLEPYHLFWMEDPTPAENQEAFRLIREHTVTPIATGEVFNSFWDAHDLIRHQWIDYIRMTIVHGGGITALKKAADFAAVYQVRTGFHGATDLSPVTMAAALHFGLAIHNFGIQEHMHHTALTDQVFPHHYKFEAGYMHPGDAPGLGVDIDEALAAKHPYQRAYLPIARKLDGTLTDW, via the coding sequence ATGAAGATCACCAACGCTCGCCTCATCGTCTGCTCGCCCGATCGCAACTTCGTCACGCTCAAGATCGAAACCGACGAGGGCATCTACGGTTTGGGCGACGCCACGCTGAACGGCCGCGAGCTTGCCGTCGCCGCGTATCTGGAAGAGCACGTGATCCCGTGCCTCATCGGCCGCGACCCGTCGCAGATCGAAGACATCTGGCAGTACCTGTACCGCGGTGCGTACTGGCGGCGCGGCCCCGTCACCATGTCCGCCATTGCGGCGGTCGACGTCGCGCTGTGGGACATCAAGGGCAAGGCGCTCAACACGCCCGTCTACAACCTCCTCGGCGGCAAGAGCCGCGAAGGCGTGCTGGTCTACACGCACGCCAACGGCAGCAACATTGACGACGCCGTCGCCTCGGTTGAGCACCACATCGGCGAAGGCTATCTCGCCGTCCGCGCGCAGAGCGGCGTGCCGGGCGTGGCCTCGAGCTACGGCGTGCCGAAAGGCGGCAAGCCCTATGAGCCTGCGGAGCGCGGCCTGCCCGGCGAGAGCCTCTGGTCCACCGAGCGCTACCTGAACTTCGCGCCCAAGCTCTTCGAAGCGGTGCGCAAGTCCGTCGGCGAAGACATTCACCTTCTGCACGACGTGCACCACCGCCTCACACCCATCGAGGCCGCACGCCTCGGCAAATCACTGGAGCCCTACCACCTGTTCTGGATGGAAGATCCCACGCCCGCCGAGAACCAGGAAGCCTTCCGCCTCATCCGCGAGCACACCGTCACGCCCATCGCGACGGGCGAGGTCTTCAACAGCTTCTGGGACGCGCACGACTTGATCCGCCACCAGTGGATCGACTACATCCGCATGACGATCGTGCATGGCGGCGGCATCACCGCACTCAAAAAGGCCGCGGACTTTGCCGCTGTGTACCAGGTACGTACCGGCTTCCACGGCGCCACCGACCTGTCGCCCGTGACCATGGCGGCCGCGCTGCACTTCGGCCTCGCCATCCACAACTTCGGTATCCAGGAACACATGCACCACACCGCGCTGACCGACCAGGTGTTCCCGCACCACTACAAATTCGAAGCCGGTTACATGCACCCCGGCGACGCGCCGGGTCTCGGTGTGGACATCGACGAAGCGCTTGCGGCGAAGCACCCATACCAGCGCGCCTACCTGCCCATCGCCCGCAAACTGGACGGCACCCTTACCGATTGGTAA
- a CDS encoding DMP19 family protein — translation MAKTKFLDEALDGLYARLNEVGGDPLELPSVLRPPILLMTMQAKIDNGGIRYPMEGDFPFTPPYSVFADAYRAIGANDAADRFDEAVAMFPFEHPEREADKREEFMSSLDDDHRFFQLGNALCGDESIWRLLDEYVKEHAEAFGLRDQKV, via the coding sequence ATGGCAAAAACCAAGTTTTTGGATGAAGCGCTAGACGGGCTTTACGCGAGATTAAATGAGGTCGGCGGCGACCCGCTCGAGCTACCCTCAGTGCTGCGGCCTCCAATACTGCTGATGACAATGCAAGCGAAGATCGACAACGGCGGCATTCGTTATCCCATGGAAGGCGACTTTCCGTTCACTCCGCCCTACTCTGTCTTTGCAGATGCTTACCGCGCCATCGGAGCGAACGACGCGGCGGATCGCTTCGACGAAGCAGTCGCTATGTTTCCGTTTGAGCATCCTGAGCGCGAGGCAGACAAGCGTGAGGAGTTCATGAGCAGCCTTGATGACGATCATAGGTTTTTCCAGCTTGGGAATGCCCTCTGCGGAGACGAAAGCATCTGGCGCTTGCTGGACGAGTATGTGAAGGAGCACGCCGAAGCCTTTGGGCTCCGCGACCAAAAGGTTTAG
- the mltG gene encoding endolytic transglycosylase MltG has protein sequence MKFVAVLFLLCVLVAGAAAGLVFLPVAPSQETFVELPPGTSAQTMATTLEQHGVIRSRYAFLLLRAWKHGRLKAGEYRFADPASAAEVYRRIAQGDVYTRALTIPEGYNLFDIARAVEAAKLASGADFLTAAKQNTQLIAQWSPHATSLEGYLYPDTYLFSHTTTPVQMLQAMVKRFNVQAARLGLQPAAASCTGECRPAADVVTLASLVEKEVHFDNERTMAAGVFVNRLRQGMPLQTDPTVIYAAMLSGRWRGTIYRSDLQFDSPYNTYAHKGLPPGPICSPGAAALRAAMHPEVTDNLYFVADRTGHTQFSQTLAEHAQQVQSYRAAVPAQP, from the coding sequence GTGAAGTTCGTCGCCGTGCTTTTCTTGCTGTGTGTGCTGGTTGCCGGTGCTGCCGCGGGCCTGGTATTTCTGCCGGTTGCGCCGTCGCAGGAAACTTTTGTGGAGCTGCCGCCCGGCACCTCGGCGCAGACCATGGCGACGACCCTGGAGCAGCACGGCGTCATCCGGTCGCGCTATGCGTTTCTGCTCCTGCGGGCATGGAAGCACGGGCGGCTAAAGGCAGGCGAGTACCGCTTTGCCGACCCGGCCAGCGCCGCAGAGGTGTATCGCCGCATTGCGCAGGGTGACGTGTACACGCGGGCGCTGACGATTCCCGAGGGGTACAACCTGTTCGACATAGCGCGCGCGGTCGAGGCAGCAAAGCTGGCCTCCGGCGCGGACTTCCTGACTGCGGCAAAGCAGAATACGCAACTGATCGCGCAATGGTCTCCGCATGCCACGTCGCTGGAGGGGTATCTCTATCCCGACACCTACCTGTTCAGCCACACGACTACCCCGGTACAGATGCTGCAGGCCATGGTGAAGCGTTTCAACGTGCAGGCCGCCAGGCTGGGACTGCAGCCTGCTGCGGCAAGTTGCACGGGGGAGTGCCGTCCAGCGGCGGATGTGGTGACGCTGGCGTCGCTGGTGGAAAAGGAAGTGCACTTCGACAACGAGCGCACCATGGCCGCCGGCGTGTTTGTGAACCGGCTGCGGCAGGGCATGCCGCTGCAAACCGATCCGACGGTGATCTATGCGGCCATGCTGTCAGGCCGCTGGCGGGGAACGATTTACCGCAGCGATCTGCAGTTTGACTCGCCATACAACACCTACGCGCACAAGGGCCTGCCACCGGGGCCGATCTGTTCTCCAGGCGCTGCGGCGCTGCGGGCGGCGATGCATCCGGAAGTGACGGACAACCTGTACTTCGTGGCGGACCGTACCGGTCACACGCAGTTTTCGCAGACCCTGGCGGAGCACGCGCAGCAGGTACAAAGCTATCGAGCGGCAGTGCCGGCGCAGCCCTGA